Proteins encoded in a region of the Hippopotamus amphibius kiboko isolate mHipAmp2 chromosome 11, mHipAmp2.hap2, whole genome shotgun sequence genome:
- the IER3 gene encoding radiation-inducible immediate-early gene IEX-1, whose translation MCHSRSSLPTMTVLRAPTPVLATSPGPRRGSGPEIFTFDPLPEPAAAPAARPSAFRGHRKRSRRVLYPRVVRRQLPVEDPNPAKRLLFLLLTIIFCQILMAEEGVSAPLAQEDIPSAPSPAPTVAPPVLEPLNLTLEPSDYALDLSTFLQQHPAAF comes from the exons ATGTGTCACTCTCGcagctccctccccaccatgACTGTCCTGCGAGCTCCGACCCCGGTCCTCGCTACCAGCCCGGGACCCCGACGGGGCTCCGGTCCCGAGATCTTCACCTTCGACCCTCTCCCGGAGCCCGCGGCGGCCCCCGCCGCGCGCCCCAGCGCCTTCCGCGGGCACCGAAAGCGCAGCCGTAGGGTCCTCTACCCACGAGTG GTCCGGCGTCAGCTGCCAGTCGAGGATCCGAACCCTGCCAAAAGGCTGCTCTTTCTCCTGCTCACCATCATCTTCTGCCAGATCCTGATGGCTGAAGAGGGTGTGTCGGcacccctggcccaggaagacaTCCCCAGCGCGCCATCCCCCGCGCCCACCGTTGCGCCCCCGGTCCTCGAGCCCCTTAATCTGACCTTGGAGCCCTCGGACTACGCTTTGGACCTCAGCACTTTTCTCCAGCAACACCCGGCCGCCTTCTAA